A window of the Dyadobacter pollutisoli genome harbors these coding sequences:
- a CDS encoding methylmalonyl-CoA mutase family protein, which translates to MPGHLFSEFSPSSKDAWEKLAQKELKGKWRELPSWTISPGLTFEPYLTRQETDSERIAEMQQSQKKNPGWLNMPDITFTDPRKTNAAIKNALANGADAIFLNLRDTELNRCEFPKLLHSLRLSDTPVFFQTDKNSGQLFSEISKHAGYYLKGGVAFDPLAHWMRTGTRYESSINAISELVHHTKSMREFRPYMIETHLYHNNGADPVQELAFAIAATATYMDLLTENGVAPLLAFNRALFSVSVGTRYLTEIAKLRAFRYLLQRISRAYELPDELCVPFLQARTSSFYHTRTSTYTNMIRASSEAMSAVIGGCNALTVQAYDLDSANRGDFSDRIARNVSSVLSFESSLGIVADPAAGSYLLEDMSCKLADAAWKSFLDIEEKGGLIQCFESGFIQNELQKSLAQKVSALHQGQVMVGVNRFHQPTERNDAGAKTLADVATHQFTLLNDRRLSDYFHQQSLSKK; encoded by the coding sequence ATGCCCGGCCACTTATTTTCAGAATTTAGCCCTTCCAGTAAAGACGCCTGGGAAAAGCTGGCACAAAAAGAATTGAAGGGAAAGTGGCGCGAGCTGCCCTCATGGACCATTTCGCCTGGCCTGACCTTCGAACCATACCTGACCCGACAAGAAACGGATTCTGAAAGAATTGCAGAAATGCAGCAAAGTCAGAAAAAGAATCCGGGGTGGCTCAACATGCCCGACATTACTTTTACAGATCCGCGCAAAACCAATGCAGCCATCAAAAACGCATTGGCAAACGGGGCGGATGCCATCTTTCTAAATCTGAGAGATACCGAGCTAAACCGCTGTGAATTCCCCAAACTGCTGCATAGCCTGCGACTCAGCGACACACCTGTTTTTTTTCAAACAGATAAAAATAGCGGTCAGCTGTTTTCAGAAATCTCAAAACATGCCGGGTATTATCTCAAAGGCGGCGTGGCTTTTGATCCGCTGGCGCATTGGATGCGGACAGGCACCCGATACGAAAGTTCGATCAACGCTATTTCGGAACTAGTGCACCATACAAAAAGTATGCGCGAGTTCCGGCCTTACATGATCGAAACCCATTTGTATCATAACAATGGGGCCGATCCAGTACAGGAACTTGCCTTTGCCATCGCAGCCACTGCTACGTACATGGATCTGCTGACCGAAAACGGCGTCGCCCCGCTGCTGGCATTCAACCGGGCACTCTTTTCCGTTTCGGTAGGGACCCGGTACCTGACCGAAATTGCAAAGTTGCGCGCATTCCGGTACCTGTTACAACGAATTTCGCGCGCCTATGAGCTGCCCGATGAGCTGTGCGTGCCGTTTTTACAGGCTCGTACCTCTTCTTTTTACCATACCCGCACTTCTACCTACACCAACATGATCAGAGCTTCCTCAGAGGCTATGAGCGCCGTTATAGGCGGATGCAATGCGCTGACTGTGCAGGCATATGACCTTGACTCGGCAAATCGGGGTGACTTTTCGGATCGAATCGCAAGAAATGTTTCCTCAGTCCTGTCTTTCGAAAGCTCGCTGGGCATTGTAGCCGATCCCGCCGCAGGCTCGTACCTGCTGGAAGATATGTCATGCAAATTAGCAGACGCTGCATGGAAATCGTTTTTAGATATTGAGGAAAAAGGAGGACTGATCCAATGCTTTGAAAGTGGTTTTATTCAAAATGAACTGCAAAAGTCATTGGCACAAAAAGTCAGTGCATTGCATCAGGGTCAGGTCATGGTAGGTGTTAACCGCTTTCATCAGCCAACAGAGCGAAATGACGCGGGCGCTAAAACGCTGGCTGATGTTGCTACACATCAATTTACATTATTGAATGACAGGCGCTTGTCTGACTATTTCCACCAACAAAGCCTGTCCAAGAAATGA